From Marivivens aquimaris:
ATGAATCTGAACAGCCCGCGAAATCCGAAACCACCGTACCGCTCGGCCTCGTGCTCAAAGCCTGCCCAGAAGTGCTGACCTACAGCGACAGGCAGGTGAATACGTGGCGGGATCTTGTGGCAGCGATGGCCTATGTGAGAGCCATGATGGGGATCACCAAGGAAACGTGGGATCATGCGATCACCTGTATGGGGGCTGAGAAAGCGGCGATTACATGCGCTGCGATCCTTCAACGCATGAGTGAGGTCCAATCACCTGGCGGCTACATGCGGTCCCTTGCGCTCAAGGCGATGGACGGGAGCTATTCCCCTGCCCCGATGGTCATGTCGCTCTTGCGGCGGCAGGCAGCGGCTTAACCGGACTTTACTTTGAGCCAGTGATATGGCCCTTGGCCCTATGGAAAACCCGTTGATCAATATCGACCACGTCACCTGCCGTTTCGGCGAGCGCACCGCGCTGAACAATCTGACTTTCACGGCAAGTGAAAAGCGGATCGGCGTCGTGGGTCGCAATGGCTCGGGCAAGTCGACGCTGGCCCGCGTGTTGAGCGGTCTGATTGCGCCGAATGAGGGCAAAGCTGTGATCGCGGGCGTCGATGTTCTGAACGATCGCAAGGACGCGATCGCTTCGGTGGGTATTCTGTTTCAGAACCCCGACCACCAGATCATCTTTCCAACGGTGATCGAGGAGCTGTCGTTCGGCCTGCGCCAGATGGGACACGATGCGAAAACCGCGAACCGGATGGCCGAAGAGATGCTGGCGAAGTTCGACCGTTCGCAGTGGGCGCCCCGCTCCGTTTCGACCCTAAGCCAAGGACAAAGGCATCTCGTTTGTCTCATGGCCGTGCTGGCGATGGAGCCGAAGGTGATTATCCTCGACGAGCCGTTCAGCGGGCTGGATATTCCGACCGTCCGGGCGCTGGAGAAGTATCTAAACCAAGTCGATCAGACTCTGATCCACATTACCCATGAACCGCGCCACATCGCCGACTATGACCGCGTTCTATGGATCGAGCGCGGCGAGCTGCGCGGTGATGGGACGCCTGCAAGCCTCATGCCGGAATACATCGCTGCGATGGAGGCTGACGATGCTGACGCTCTGCGTTGAGACCCCTACTCCGCTGCATCGCGTTCCGGCGGGTTTCAAGCTCGGCTTCATGCTGGTTTCGGCTTGGCTGATCTATGCGCTGGACTCCGTCTGGCTGGTGCTCGCCGCGTTTCTGATTGTGTTGACAGCTGTCAACTTTCTCGGCCCAGTCATTCGCCGCGAGATGTATCGGGCCATCAAACCGCTCTGGATCATGTTCGTCATCTTCGGCGGCTGGATCGCGATTACGGTCTCGCCGCTGCCCGCGCTGATCCTCGTGCTGCGTCTGGTCACGCTGCTGATGATCGCAAACCTCGTGACGCTGACCACTCCGCTCGACAAGATGATCGACGTTCTGATGACGGTGCTGAAGCCATTCGAGAAGCTCGGCCTGAAGACCGCCCCCATCGCGCTGGCGATTGCCTTGGTGATCCGGTTTGTGCCGGTGCTGGGTGAGCGCACGACGACGATCCTCCACGCATGGAAGGCCCGTTCGACCAAGCGACCTTTCTGGCGCATCGTGGCGCCCCTGACCATTTCTGCCATGGATGACGCGGAACACGTGTCAGAAGCTCTCAGAGCGCGCGGAGGACTAGCGGGAAAATAAACTTCCTGTTAAATCGCTGCCCAACAGTTGAGGGGCAAAAAATGACCAGAGAAAAGAATATCGCGTTCATTGCACTGTTTGCGGCACTTATCGCGGCATTGGGGCTGATCCCTGCGATCAACATGCCTTGGGGCGTTCCGGTCACGGCGCAGAGCCTTGGCGTCATGCTCGCTGGTGCGGTTCTTGGCGCGAAGCGCGGCTTCCTCTCGGTCCTTCTGTTTGTCGGCCTTGTCGCGCTTGGTCTGCCACTACTGGCTGGCGGTCGCGGCGGTCTGGGCGTCTTTGCTTCGCCGACCGCTGGCTTCGTGATCGGCTTCCCGATTGCGGCATTCTTCACCGGCCTCGTGATGGAGAAACTCAGCGACATGGATGTGCGTCTGTCCGCCGGTATCGGCGCGTTCGCTGGCGGTGTCGTCGCGCTCTATATCTGCGGGATCTTCGGGTTCTGGGCGATCATGAATTTCTCCATGGGTAACGAGCGCAGCATCGCTGACGCGACCTTCGTCATGTCGGTTTACATTCCGGGCGACCTGATCAAAGTCATCGCGACCGCGCTGGTCACTCACGCGATCTACCGCGCGCGTCCGCAATACGTTCTGACGCGTGCATGAGTATCTTTGCTGAACGTCGGTCGGTTCGGGCCTTTCTGGATCGACCCGTTGAGCAAGCGCAGGTCGCTGATCTGCTGACCAAGGCACGGATGGCTCCCAGCGGAGCCAACCTGCAACCCGGACGGCTCATCGCTCTGACGGGCGCGCCGTTCGCGGCGCTACAAAGCGCACTGGCCGACGCGATTTCAGCGGGCCGCCCGATGGTTTCCGAATACAGCTATTTCCCGCAGCCGATGCCCGCCGATCTCAAAGCGCGGCAGCGTGCGGCAGGCTATGCGCTGTATCAGGCGCTCGGCATCGACAAGCGCGATCTGGACGGACGCAAGGCGCAGTTCGACAAGAACTACCGCTTCTTCGATGCGCCCGTCGGGATCGTCGTCACCATGCGCCGCGACTTCGGCAAGGGCTGCTGGATGGATCTGGGCATGGCGCTCCAGACGTTTCTGCTGGCGGCGCACGATGCGGGGCTCGGTGCTTGCGGGATCGGAGCACTGGCAAACTACGGTGATGTGGTGAGCGAGGCGCTGGCGCTGCCGGAGCACGAAGTCGTGGTTTGCGGGATCGCTCTGGGGCATCCCGATATGGACGCGCCGGTGAACCAGTTCCGGACCGAGCGTGACGCGCTGGATGTGTTTGCGGAGTTCCGCGGGTTTAGTTGACAGCTGTCAACTTTATCGCCGAGCCGATCCCGCCAGCCGCAGCAATCGCGGCGATGCCCGTTTCCTGATCCTGCAAATCGTGGAACAGCCGCACGGCGAGGATCGTGCCGGACGCGCCGATGGGATGACCTCGGGCCAGTGCGCCGCCATTCAGGTTCACAGCCTCGGGCGGGAGCAGCGCACCTTCGACGCACGCGATGGCTTGGGCGGCGTAGGCTTCCATGATCTCGTAGCGGTCCGCGTGGCCGAGCGCGTTGATCGCGGCAATGGGTGCAAGGCCAGGCTGCATCGGATCACCGCCGACTGATTTGTAGTCGTCGATGCGCAGGGCGCGGGCGGTGGCGTGGTCGGTGACAATGACAAAGGCCGCAGCGTCGGCGGCGACGGCGGTGGTCGCAGTGGTAACCGATCCCGCGATGACAGGCGCACGGGCAACG
This genomic window contains:
- a CDS encoding energy-coupling factor ABC transporter ATP-binding protein is translated as MALGPMENPLINIDHVTCRFGERTALNNLTFTASEKRIGVVGRNGSGKSTLARVLSGLIAPNEGKAVIAGVDVLNDRKDAIASVGILFQNPDHQIIFPTVIEELSFGLRQMGHDAKTANRMAEEMLAKFDRSQWAPRSVSTLSQGQRHLVCLMAVLAMEPKVIILDEPFSGLDIPTVRALEKYLNQVDQTLIHITHEPRHIADYDRVLWIERGELRGDGTPASLMPEYIAAMEADDADALR
- a CDS encoding biotin transporter BioY — encoded protein: MTREKNIAFIALFAALIAALGLIPAINMPWGVPVTAQSLGVMLAGAVLGAKRGFLSVLLFVGLVALGLPLLAGGRGGLGVFASPTAGFVIGFPIAAFFTGLVMEKLSDMDVRLSAGIGAFAGGVVALYICGIFGFWAIMNFSMGNERSIADATFVMSVYIPGDLIKVIATALVTHAIYRARPQYVLTRA
- a CDS encoding nitroreductase, whose product is MSIFAERRSVRAFLDRPVEQAQVADLLTKARMAPSGANLQPGRLIALTGAPFAALQSALADAISAGRPMVSEYSYFPQPMPADLKARQRAAGYALYQALGIDKRDLDGRKAQFDKNYRFFDAPVGIVVTMRRDFGKGCWMDLGMALQTFLLAAHDAGLGACGIGALANYGDVVSEALALPEHEVVVCGIALGHPDMDAPVNQFRTERDALDVFAEFRGFS
- a CDS encoding energy-coupling factor transporter transmembrane component T family protein, with the translated sequence MLTLCVETPTPLHRVPAGFKLGFMLVSAWLIYALDSVWLVLAAFLIVLTAVNFLGPVIRREMYRAIKPLWIMFVIFGGWIAITVSPLPALILVLRLVTLLMIANLVTLTTPLDKMIDVLMTVLKPFEKLGLKTAPIALAIALVIRFVPVLGERTTTILHAWKARSTKRPFWRIVAPLTISAMDDAEHVSEALRARGGLAGK